A stretch of Brassica napus cultivar Da-Ae chromosome C6, Da-Ae, whole genome shotgun sequence DNA encodes these proteins:
- the LOC125588674 gene encoding uncharacterized protein LOC125588674 — protein sequence MEIKTKRYWRRWRGYEKLDGSSTPGRGSGKRVKMDPIRKKRFWRIKIMPKLRILRRASPKKLLVWLRDSYVNMMMRLANSRAIGASGYDGSGFGQRQMKEYDEKVLVEIYRSMLMAQAQGNLVQRDTANKPPSEPAVVPVSSVLI from the coding sequence ATGGAGATAAAAACGAAGAGGTACTGGCGCAGGTGGAGAGGATACGAGAAGCTTGATGGGTCATCAACGCCGGGTCGAGGGAGTGGAAAACGGGTCAAAATGGATCCAATCCGGAAGAAACGCTTTTGGAGGATCAAGATTATGCCAAAACTGAGGATTCTTAGAAGGGCTTCGCCTAAGAAGCTTCTGGTTTGGTTACGTGATTCTTATGTTAATATGATGATGCGGTTGGCGAACTCACGGGCCATCGGAGCTTCTGGATACGATGGATCCGGTTTCGGGCAGCGTCAGATGAAGGAGTATGATGAGAAAGTGCTTGTGGAGATTTACAGGTCCATGCTGATGGCGCAGGCGCAGGGGAATCTCGTGCAACGCGACACAGCTAATAAGCCTCCTTCTGAACCAGCGGTTGTTCCTGTGTCTTCTGTcctaatctaa